The proteins below are encoded in one region of Aquisphaera giovannonii:
- a CDS encoding NHL repeat-containing protein produces the protein MIERRSSARRSRPSVEHLELRALLSAGGLDATYGGTGQVFTKPSYPFFTQGLAVQADLKTVVVGTELSAINANYPFTSYPRNTAIVRYNANGSLDASFGSGGTVLLPTNSVGGPAPTNFHLVSVAVQPDGKLVVATNTTTYTYTAATKKASASYTITSANMEVFRLNSDGSLDGTFGGGGKAVIAIPGAFEVSGGVALMPDGRIVVAGTNLASHAGLTFAAARLTSGGALDATFGGGKGYVGLSTATASSLGDGVSSLGVDASGNVLVGGGVQNASAPTFSYQVVRYTSAGVLDASFASRGVFSMPGYVFKNVDAIAFTPAGKILLGIPLLQPAKPGIVQLNADGTVDAAFGNGGSFGVPNAMSYDGLAVQPDGKVLLSVLPLDANGNVSSVQVDRLLPGGTLDPSFGAAGVSAFALPPNTTGSFAVGLVVGPDGKITGGLAAEVPLQFGEAASFRLLNDIASGATTTATPSGGPSASSTSPVQALDPGALFGTPTPGGRRRKPAAIA, from the coding sequence ATGATCGAGCGGAGATCGTCCGCCAGGCGGAGCCGGCCGAGTGTGGAGCACCTGGAACTCCGGGCCCTCCTCAGCGCGGGGGGGCTGGACGCGACCTACGGCGGGACCGGGCAGGTGTTCACCAAGCCGAGCTACCCATTCTTCACCCAGGGGCTGGCGGTCCAGGCCGACCTGAAGACGGTCGTGGTCGGCACGGAGCTCTCCGCGATCAACGCGAATTATCCGTTCACCTCGTACCCGCGAAACACGGCGATCGTCCGCTACAACGCGAACGGCAGCCTGGATGCCTCGTTCGGCAGCGGCGGCACGGTGCTGCTGCCGACGAACTCGGTCGGGGGCCCGGCGCCGACGAATTTCCACCTGGTCTCGGTCGCGGTCCAGCCCGACGGCAAGCTCGTGGTGGCGACCAACACGACGACGTACACGTACACCGCCGCGACCAAGAAGGCCTCCGCGTCGTACACGATCACGAGCGCGAACATGGAGGTGTTCCGCCTCAACTCCGACGGCAGCCTGGACGGCACCTTCGGGGGCGGCGGCAAGGCGGTGATCGCGATCCCCGGGGCCTTCGAGGTCTCCGGCGGCGTCGCCCTGATGCCGGACGGCCGGATCGTCGTCGCCGGGACCAACCTGGCCAGCCACGCCGGGCTGACGTTCGCGGCCGCTCGCCTGACGAGCGGCGGCGCCCTCGACGCGACCTTCGGGGGCGGCAAGGGCTACGTGGGGCTGTCCACCGCGACGGCCTCGAGCCTGGGCGACGGCGTGTCCTCGCTGGGCGTGGACGCCTCCGGGAACGTCCTGGTGGGCGGGGGCGTGCAGAACGCGTCGGCGCCCACGTTCTCGTACCAGGTGGTGCGGTACACGTCGGCCGGCGTGCTGGACGCGTCGTTCGCCTCGCGGGGCGTCTTCTCGATGCCGGGATACGTGTTCAAGAACGTGGACGCCATCGCCTTCACGCCGGCCGGCAAGATCCTCCTCGGCATCCCCCTCCTGCAGCCGGCGAAGCCGGGGATCGTCCAGCTCAATGCCGACGGGACCGTCGACGCCGCGTTCGGCAACGGCGGCTCATTCGGCGTGCCCAACGCGATGTCGTACGACGGCCTGGCGGTCCAGCCCGACGGCAAGGTCTTGCTCTCGGTGTTGCCCCTGGACGCGAACGGCAACGTCAGCTCGGTCCAGGTGGATCGCCTCCTCCCCGGCGGGACGCTCGACCCGAGCTTCGGCGCCGCGGGCGTCTCCGCCTTCGCCCTGCCGCCGAACACGACCGGGTCGTTCGCGGTCGGGCTGGTGGTCGGCCCCGACGGCAAGATCACGGGGGGCCTTGCGGCCGAGGTGCCGTTGCAATTCGGTGAGGCGGCCTCGTTCCGGCTCCTGAACGACATCGCGTCGGGCGCGACGACGACGGCGACGCCCTCCGGCGGGCCCTCCGCCTCGTCGACGTCGCCGGTGCAAGCCCTCGACCCCGGCGCCCTCTTCGGCACGCCGACGCCCGGCGGTCGACGCAGGAAGCCCGCGGCGATAGCATGA
- a CDS encoding sigma-70 family RNA polymerase sigma factor, protein MAVPDPVPETLLEAARGLDATARGVLLERYRNYLRLMARSISDGPLRARLDPSDIVQEAFLKAHREFDGFAGRTEPELVAWLRQILVRTMADQAKHHRRQGRDPRRQQSLEAALDRSSAAIHRALTAPLTTPSSHLQRRERAVLLADALEKLPPDYREVFILRSLEHIPVEEIAARMGRSANAVYKLWFRAMASLKGELEGLS, encoded by the coding sequence ATGGCGGTGCCCGACCCGGTGCCCGAGACGCTGCTGGAGGCCGCACGCGGCCTGGACGCGACAGCCCGGGGCGTGCTCCTGGAGCGCTATCGCAACTACCTCCGCCTGATGGCCCGCTCGATCTCCGACGGCCCGTTGCGGGCGCGGCTGGACCCGTCGGACATCGTCCAGGAGGCGTTCCTCAAGGCCCATCGCGAGTTCGACGGCTTCGCCGGGCGGACCGAGCCGGAGCTCGTCGCCTGGCTGCGGCAGATCCTCGTCCGGACGATGGCCGACCAGGCCAAGCACCATCGGCGGCAGGGCCGCGACCCCCGCCGGCAGCAGTCGCTGGAGGCGGCACTGGACCGATCCAGCGCCGCGATCCATCGCGCGCTGACGGCCCCGCTGACCACGCCGAGCTCTCACTTGCAGCGCCGGGAGCGGGCGGTTTTGCTCGCGGATGCCCTGGAAAAATTGCCCCCGGACTATCGCGAGGTGTTCATCCTCCGTAGCCTGGAGCACATCCCCGTCGAGGAGATCGCCGCGCGGATGGGCCGTTCGGCCAACGCCGTGTACAAGCTTTGGTTCCGCGCCATGGCGTCCCTGAAGGGGGAGCTGGAGGGGCTCTCGTGA